The following proteins are encoded in a genomic region of Aythya fuligula isolate bAytFul2 chromosome 34, bAytFul2.pri, whole genome shotgun sequence:
- the LOC116500346 gene encoding olfactory receptor 14A16-like has translation MSNSSSITEFLLLPFADTRELQLLYFVLFLGIYLAALLGNSFILTAVACNHHLHTPMYFFLLNLALLDLGCISTTVPKAMANSLWDTSAISYAGCAAQVFLFPFLMSAEYFLLTVMSYDRYIAICKPLHYGTLLGSRACAQMAASAWGSGFLNAVLHTANTFSLPFCQGNALDQFFCEIPQILKLSCSDSYLREIWVLMVAICFASGCFVFILFSYVQIFSAVLRMPSEQGRHKAFSMCLPHLFVVSLFLSTGFFAYLKPLSLSSPTLNLVVAGLYSVVPPTFNPLIYSMRNKELKSLAQGLLL, from the exons atgtccaacagcagctccatcaccgaGTTCCTTCTCCTGCCATTCGCAGACacacgggagctgcagctcctgtacTTCgtgctcttcctgggcatctacctggctgccctcctgggcaacagCTTCATCCTCACCGCTGTAGCCTGcaaccaccacctccacacccccatgtacttcttcctcctcaaccttgCCCTCCTTGACCtaggctgcatctccaccactgtccccaaagccatggccaattccctctgggacaccagtGCCATTTCCTATGCAGGATGTGCGGCACAggtctttcttttcccctttctcatgTCGGCAGagtattttcttctcactgtCATGTCCTACGaccgctacattgccatctgcaagcccctgcactacgggactctcctgggcagcagagcttgtgcccagatggcagcatctgcctggggcagtggctttctcaatgctgtctTGCACACGGccaatacattttccctgcccttctgccaaggcaatgctttggaccagttcttctgtgaaatcccccagatcctcaagctctcctgctcagattcCTACCTCAGGGAAATTTGGGTACTTATGGTTGCTATCTGTTTTGCAtctggctgttttgttttcattcttttttcctatgtgcagattttcagtgctgtgttgaGAATGCCCTCAGAGCAGGGACGGCACAAAGCCTTCTCCatgtgcctccctcacctgttTGTGGTCTCCCTCTTTCTCAGCACTGGCTtttttgcctacctgaagcccctTTCCCTATCCTCCCCAACCTTAAATCTCGTGGTGGCAGGTCTATACTCAGTAGTGCCCCCAACATTCAAtcccctcatctacagcatgagaaaCAAAGAGCTCAAGT ctctggcccagggcctgctcctg
- the LOC116500317 gene encoding olfactory receptor 14C36-like: MPNISSVSEFLLLAFADTRELQLLHFALFLGIYLAALLGNGLILTAVACDHRLRTPMYFFLLNLALINLGSISTTVPKATANALWDTRAISYEGCAAQVFFFLFFIAAEYSVLTVMAYDRYVAICKPLHYGSLLGSRACAKMAAAAWGSGFLDAVLHTVNTFSLPLCQGNELDQFFCELPQILKLSCSESFLREVGLIVVSVCLAFGCFVFIVLSYLQIFRAVLKIPSEQSQHKVFSTCLPHLAVVSLFISTGMFAYLKPPSISSPSLNLVVAVLYSVVPPAVNPLIYSMRNKELKDALRKLFGYMFLHH; this comes from the coding sequence atgccgaacatcagctctgtgagtgagttcctcctgctggcatttgcAGACACtcgggagctgcagctcttgcacttcgcgctcttcctgggcatctacctggctgccctcctgggcaatggcctcatcctcaccgccgtagcctgcgaccaccgcctccgcacccccatgtacttcttcctcctcaacctcgcccttATCAACCTGGGATCCATTTCCACCACTGTGCCCAAAGCTACGGCCaatgccctctgggacaccagggccatctcctatgaaggatgtgctgcacaggtctttttctttctcttctttatagCAGCTGAATATTCTGTTCTTACTGTCATGGCCTAcgaccgctacgttgccatctgcaagcccctgcactacgggagcctcctgggcagcagagcttgtgccaagatggcagcagctgcctggggcagtggctttcttgatgctgtcctgcacacagttaatacattttccctgcccctctgccaaggtAATGAGCTTGATCAGTTCTTCTGTGAGCTTCCTCAAATCCTCAAGCTGTCCTGCTCAGAGTCATTCCTCAGGGAGGTTGGGCTCATTGTAGTTAGTGTCTGTTTAGCatttggctgttttgttttcattgtgctgtcCTATCTGCAGATTTTCAGGGCCGTGCTGAAGATCCCCTctgagcagagccagcacaaagtcttttccacgtgcctccctcaccttgCAGTGGTCTCCCTATTTATCAGTACTGGcatgtttgcctacctgaagcccccctccatctcctccccatccctgaaCCTGGTTGTAGCAGTTCTGTACTCGGTGGttcctccagcagtgaaccccctcatctacagcatgagaaaCAAGGAGCTCAAGGATGCATTGAGGAAACTCTTTGGATATATGTTTCTTCACCATTAA